Proteins from a single region of Murdochiella vaginalis:
- a CDS encoding DUF368 domain-containing protein, giving the protein MKSDPSPLSTAQKPLEVTYPDEGAQPQAILLRLIKGTLVGIGAILPGLSGGVLSVIFGIYQPMIAFLSNIRRDFMRNVRYFLPIGLGGLLGVFLFSIFVEKAFGRYSAQFVCLFLGFVIGTFPSLYRQAGKEGRSSSDRVLLAICAAGIFLLMSFGSHLPQVTPNPLVWLLSGVLVAFGFIIPGMSPSNFLIYFGLYDKMAASIAAFDFGMLIPFAVGAVLCILLFSKVVAWQFRHHYAPMFHAILGMVVGSTLGIFPAILFPALTPEGLATAQLSLPVAILFGLGMLLVGIGISYQFSKLEEKVNYER; this is encoded by the coding sequence ATGAAATCGGATCCATCTCCTCTTTCGACAGCGCAAAAGCCGTTAGAAGTGACCTATCCGGATGAGGGAGCGCAACCGCAGGCGATTTTGCTTCGCCTGATCAAAGGAACCCTGGTCGGTATCGGTGCCATTTTGCCGGGGCTTTCCGGCGGTGTGCTTTCGGTGATTTTCGGCATCTATCAACCGATGATCGCTTTTCTGTCCAATATTCGCCGAGATTTTATGCGCAATGTACGCTATTTCCTGCCCATCGGACTGGGCGGCCTGCTCGGCGTTTTTCTGTTCTCGATTTTCGTTGAAAAAGCGTTCGGTCGATATTCCGCGCAATTTGTATGCCTGTTTTTAGGCTTTGTGATCGGCACCTTTCCGAGCCTCTATCGACAGGCGGGAAAAGAAGGACGCTCTTCGTCGGATCGCGTACTTCTGGCCATCTGTGCGGCGGGGATTTTTCTACTCATGTCGTTCGGATCCCATCTTCCGCAGGTCACGCCGAATCCGCTGGTTTGGCTTCTTTCCGGCGTCTTAGTTGCCTTCGGCTTTATCATTCCGGGGATGAGCCCATCCAACTTTTTGATCTACTTCGGTCTGTATGACAAGATGGCGGCCTCCATTGCGGCCTTCGATTTCGGCATGCTCATTCCGTTTGCTGTCGGTGCCGTCCTATGCATTCTGCTCTTTTCAAAAGTCGTCGCCTGGCAATTTCGCCATCACTACGCACCGATGTTTCATGCCATCTTAGGCATGGTGGTCGGCTCCACGCTGGGAATTTTCCCGGCGATCCTTTTTCCCGCACTGACACCGGAAGGCCTTGCCACAGCGCAGTTGAGTCTTCCTGTGGCCATACTTTTTGGCCTCGGCATGCTTCTCGTCGGTATAGGGATCAGCTATCAATTCAGTAAATTAGAAGAAAAGGTGAATTATGAACGATGA
- a CDS encoding type II toxin-antitoxin system HicB family antitoxin codes for MDNVLRYKDYIGTLEYSEEDGVFFGKVTGIRSLISYEGEDAKSLIRDFHEAVDAYLLLCEETGEEPEKPYKGGFNVRLTPELHKQAAVYSLQHGLSLNAFVKKAIERELAMK; via the coding sequence ATGGATAACGTATTACGATATAAAGACTATATTGGTACCTTAGAATATTCGGAAGAGGATGGAGTTTTTTTTGGAAAAGTTACAGGCATTCGTTCTTTGATTTCTTATGAAGGAGAGGACGCAAAGTCTCTCATTCGTGATTTCCATGAAGCAGTAGATGCCTATCTTTTGTTGTGCGAAGAAACCGGGGAAGAGCCGGAAAAACCTTATAAAGGCGGATTTAATGTTCGTCTTACTCCGGAACTACATAAACAGGCAGCTGTGTATTCCCTTCAGCATGGATTGAGCCTTAACGCTTTTGTAAAAAAAGCAATCGAAAGAGAATTAGCAATGAAATAA
- a CDS encoding DNA polymerase IV, which produces MRRQILHVDMNSFYASVEQAFDPSLRGKAMAVTGAAEKRHGIILAKSPEAKAKGVQTGEVIWQAKQKCPELITVEAHFERYQLYSRLARSIYLEYTDRVEPYGLDECWMDVSGSFRLFGDGWTIAAAIRKRIRRELGVTVSIGISDNKVFAKLGSDLRKPDAQTRLDASNFRERVWPLPVSDLLFVGRQTTKALLSFGITTIGELANADTQLIAHRFHRNGIKLQQAAQGKDTEPVLPYGMRPIAKSISCGTTFPRDLYTEEDITIALLDLADHVQSRLIDAGLRAEGLGVWARDRRLVITHATDSLPYPTQSAQTLARYALPLARSLFDPQNPLRSLTLCATALRPAKEAVQTLLFSDIVRHDKWERVADTVEELRTRYGKRAIGPATLSSLALADLDAPRAPMPLYLSACHALHNTQDKGKTGYSSLINETKIG; this is translated from the coding sequence ATGCGCCGACAAATTCTTCATGTGGATATGAACAGCTTCTATGCTTCCGTCGAACAGGCGTTTGACCCGTCCTTGCGCGGCAAAGCCATGGCTGTCACCGGAGCCGCCGAAAAGCGCCATGGCATCATTTTGGCCAAATCCCCGGAAGCCAAAGCGAAAGGAGTACAAACCGGTGAGGTCATCTGGCAGGCGAAGCAGAAATGCCCCGAACTGATTACAGTTGAGGCGCATTTCGAGCGTTACCAGCTGTATTCCCGTCTCGCCCGAAGCATATATCTGGAATACACCGATCGCGTTGAACCGTACGGATTGGATGAATGCTGGATGGACGTATCCGGCTCCTTCCGACTATTTGGTGACGGCTGGACCATTGCGGCAGCCATCCGCAAGCGCATTCGTCGAGAACTCGGCGTAACGGTATCCATCGGCATAAGCGATAATAAGGTGTTTGCCAAGTTGGGCAGCGATCTGCGCAAACCCGATGCCCAAACACGCCTGGATGCCTCCAATTTTCGCGAGCGCGTATGGCCTCTTCCCGTAAGCGATCTGCTCTTTGTCGGCCGCCAGACCACCAAGGCGCTGCTCTCCTTTGGCATCACCACCATCGGTGAACTGGCCAATGCCGATACGCAGCTGATTGCGCATCGCTTTCATCGAAACGGCATAAAATTGCAGCAAGCGGCACAGGGAAAAGACACCGAGCCGGTTCTTCCTTACGGCATGCGACCCATTGCCAAAAGCATAAGCTGTGGCACCACCTTTCCCCGCGACTTATACACAGAAGAAGATATTACCATCGCTTTGCTTGACTTGGCGGATCACGTGCAATCTCGCCTGATTGATGCCGGCCTCCGCGCCGAGGGGCTTGGCGTGTGGGCTCGTGACCGCCGACTGGTGATCACCCATGCCACGGACTCTCTTCCCTATCCCACGCAGAGCGCGCAGACTCTTGCGCGCTATGCGCTGCCTTTGGCGCGATCTCTTTTTGATCCGCAAAACCCGCTTCGTTCCCTTACGCTTTGCGCCACCGCCCTTCGTCCGGCCAAAGAAGCCGTGCAAACACTGCTGTTTTCGGATATTGTCCGGCACGATAAATGGGAACGCGTGGCAGATACGGTTGAAGAATTGCGGACACGCTATGGGAAGCGGGCGATCGGGCCAGCTACGCTTTCTTCGTTGGCCCTGGCTGATCTGGATGCCCCGCGCGCGCCCATGCCGCTTTATCTTTCCGCCTGTCATGCCCTGCACAACACACAAGACAAAGGCAAAACGGGATATTCTTCTTTGATAAACGAAACAAAGATCGGATAA
- a CDS encoding undecaprenyl-diphosphate phosphatase has product MDVIVNIIKVTLLSIIEGVTEFLPISSTGHLILANQWIGLDPQGFANAFNIIIQLGAILSVIVIYWKRLNPWHSEDPRFAQKPKRYAQWNKQTRLYYNVTHVNPRTMALWLRVVVAVIPSAVVGILFDDVIDEHLMTMPVVTFTLLFYGVVMIFVESWNAKRKTAQYADPLDFSLQTAFMIGLFQCLALVPGTSRSAATIIGAMVLGSSRVAAAEFSFFMAIPSMMGATLLKVIKNLGGFTLGQWLLILLGFVLSFIVAYVVIQKFMAYVQKKDFKVFGYYRIGLSALLLLYMLFGM; this is encoded by the coding sequence ATGGACGTCATTGTAAACATCATCAAGGTTACGCTGTTATCCATCATTGAAGGAGTAACGGAATTTTTGCCCATCAGCTCCACCGGGCATCTGATTCTGGCGAATCAGTGGATTGGACTGGACCCGCAGGGCTTTGCCAATGCCTTTAACATCATCATTCAGCTTGGCGCCATTCTTTCCGTCATTGTCATCTACTGGAAAAGGCTGAATCCCTGGCATAGTGAAGATCCCCGTTTTGCGCAGAAGCCCAAGCGTTACGCACAGTGGAACAAGCAGACGCGCCTTTACTACAATGTGACGCATGTGAATCCACGCACGATGGCACTTTGGTTGCGTGTCGTCGTTGCGGTCATTCCGTCGGCGGTTGTGGGCATACTCTTTGACGATGTGATTGACGAGCACCTCATGACCATGCCCGTGGTGACCTTCACGCTTTTGTTTTACGGCGTGGTGATGATTTTTGTCGAGAGCTGGAATGCAAAGCGCAAAACCGCCCAGTATGCGGACCCGCTTGACTTCAGCCTGCAGACCGCTTTTATGATTGGCCTGTTCCAATGTTTGGCTCTCGTTCCGGGAACTTCACGTTCCGCCGCTACCATCATCGGTGCGATGGTTTTGGGAAGCTCGCGCGTCGCCGCTGCCGAATTCAGCTTTTTCATGGCCATTCCGTCGATGATGGGCGCAACGTTATTAAAAGTGATCAAGAACTTGGGTGGCTTTACCCTGGGACAGTGGCTGTTGATCCTCCTGGGCTTTGTACTGTCGTTTATCGTCGCCTACGTGGTCATTCAGAAATTTATGGCCTATGTGCAGAAAAAAGACTTCAAGGTCTTCGGCTATTATCGTATCGGCCTGTCCGCCTTATTGTTGCTTTATATGCTTTTTGGAATGTGA
- a CDS encoding NYN domain-containing protein has protein sequence MNDETRLAVLIDAENISPKYIQVIFDEVSNYGVSTYRRIYGDWTSTRNNRWKEVLLDNSITPIQQYSYTEGKNSSDSAMIIDAMDILYTLSVDGYVLVSSDSDFTRLASRLRESGMTVIGMGESKTPNAFISACNTFKYLDILFASLANAEEEEENHEDSKTAKSKSGRSAASAQEHAATSSKSEEKAAAAENGSMTPAKGATVLTRKEWKKDHAQATTAKRNGKREVPRPQTTILSVRKALRSIVRENSDEEDWISLANLGNQLSKRFPDFDVRNYGHQKLVTFIESFHEFEVAHRPVSEFGDKQLFVRLRKK, from the coding sequence ATGAACGATGAAACACGATTGGCCGTATTGATCGACGCAGAGAATATCTCGCCGAAATACATTCAGGTCATTTTTGACGAAGTATCCAATTACGGGGTCTCCACCTATCGCCGCATCTACGGCGACTGGACCAGTACCCGCAATAACCGCTGGAAAGAAGTGCTTTTGGATAATTCCATAACGCCCATCCAGCAATACAGCTATACGGAAGGCAAAAATTCTTCCGATTCCGCCATGATTATCGATGCCATGGATATCCTCTACACGCTTTCTGTGGACGGCTATGTCCTGGTCTCCTCCGACAGCGACTTTACGAGGCTGGCCTCCCGCCTTCGCGAATCCGGCATGACTGTCATCGGCATGGGCGAAAGCAAGACGCCGAACGCGTTTATTTCCGCATGCAATACATTTAAGTATTTGGATATTCTTTTTGCCTCGCTTGCCAATGCAGAAGAAGAGGAAGAAAATCACGAGGATTCGAAAACGGCCAAAAGTAAGTCCGGCCGTAGTGCCGCTTCTGCACAGGAGCACGCGGCGACCTCTTCCAAATCGGAAGAAAAAGCTGCAGCAGCAGAAAACGGATCCATGACGCCGGCAAAAGGAGCCACCGTTTTAACGCGCAAGGAATGGAAAAAAGATCATGCGCAGGCGACAACCGCGAAACGAAACGGGAAGCGCGAAGTGCCCCGTCCGCAGACTACCATTCTTTCTGTACGCAAAGCACTACGCAGTATTGTGCGCGAAAATTCCGACGAAGAAGATTGGATCTCGTTGGCGAATTTGGGCAACCAGCTTTCCAAGCGCTTCCCCGATTTTGACGTGCGAAACTACGGCCACCAAAAATTGGTCACCTTCATTGAATCTTTTCATGAATTCGAAGTCGCCCATCGACCGGTATCGGAGTTTGGCGACAAACAGCTTTTTGTGCGCCTGCGCAAGAAATAG
- the cysK gene encoding cysteine synthase A, producing the protein MKLIETIGNTKLIQLQHIGGGRIYAKLEKSNPGGSIKDRPAYYMIRDAIQSGELKPGMTIVEPTSGNTGIALALIGKQLGYAVELYMPASMSKERVRLMRSFGAKVVLTTEGALQGAVDAAKARAAEGNAYMPDQFSNPSNPKAHYETTGPEIAKALPDAAAFVSGFGTGGTISGTGRYLKEHIPGIKVFGLEPKESPLVSEGHAGAHKIQGISGNFVPKNLDKSLLDKIYSVASDDAIAMARRLAAEEGLSVGISSGANVVAALMALNEVNGNVVTVLPDLGERYLSTALFEEDGNEK; encoded by the coding sequence ATGAAACTCATTGAAACCATTGGAAATACAAAACTGATCCAACTCCAGCACATCGGTGGTGGAAGAATTTATGCCAAATTGGAGAAAAGCAATCCCGGCGGCAGTATCAAGGACCGTCCTGCCTATTATATGATTCGCGACGCCATCCAGAGCGGCGAACTGAAACCCGGAATGACCATTGTGGAACCGACGTCAGGAAACACGGGCATCGCCTTGGCACTTATCGGAAAGCAACTCGGCTATGCCGTGGAATTGTACATGCCGGCATCCATGTCGAAAGAACGCGTCCGCCTTATGCGCTCCTTTGGAGCCAAGGTCGTACTCACCACAGAAGGGGCATTGCAGGGAGCGGTCGACGCGGCCAAGGCGAGAGCGGCCGAAGGAAATGCCTACATGCCGGATCAATTCTCGAATCCGTCCAACCCGAAAGCACATTATGAAACCACCGGCCCGGAAATTGCGAAGGCATTGCCCGATGCTGCGGCATTCGTCTCCGGATTCGGTACGGGCGGAACCATTTCCGGAACGGGACGGTACCTGAAAGAGCATATTCCGGGCATCAAAGTGTTCGGATTGGAACCCAAAGAATCCCCCTTAGTCAGCGAAGGACATGCCGGCGCCCATAAAATTCAGGGCATTTCCGGCAATTTTGTGCCCAAAAACTTAGACAAAAGCCTGCTGGACAAGATATACTCGGTGGCAAGCGACGATGCGATCGCGATGGCTCGGCGCCTGGCCGCAGAAGAAGGCCTCTCCGTCGGCATCTCTTCCGGCGCGAATGTTGTTGCTGCGCTCATGGCACTGAATGAAGTAAACGGAAACGTCGTGACGGTTCTGCCCGATTTGGGCGAGCGATACCTTTCTACGGCATTATTTGAAGAGGATGGAAATGAAAAATAG
- a CDS encoding hemolysin family protein has protein sequence MDQGVSDPGAGSSALLFQLLLMVILIVVNAFFAASEMALVSVDANRLKERRDEGDERARRILRLSEDPSDFLSMIQICITLAGFFNSASAATGLATYVADVIGSFGVPSPLGVATITITILLSLLTIVFGELVPKRLALQNAENFADSAIGILWWSSKLLTPFVHFLSWCTNSILHLMGVEIDAIEEKVTLSDIKSLVQVGQSQGMINRDEGEMITSIISFDDKSAEDIMTPRTEVFAIDVNDPYTEYIDELLSVRYSRIPVYDDEIDNVIGVLYIKDYLQEAYSTGFEHVSLRKIIRPANFVPERKNVNELFNEMRNENFHLAILIDEYGGFSGIVTMEDVLEEIVGDIDDEYDQDEPEIEKISRNTFYAKGTLSIKELNYNTESDFDEETEDYDTLGGLLFFLMGRIPEDQERPFIEYEGMRFKIEKIENKRIQWVRIEYDPDAWKKEREERAKRKQNNA, from the coding sequence ATGGACCAAGGTGTCTCAGACCCTGGAGCCGGGAGTTCGGCCTTACTTTTTCAGTTGTTGTTGATGGTCATTTTGATCGTCGTCAATGCGTTTTTTGCCGCGTCAGAAATGGCGCTGGTTTCGGTGGATGCCAATCGGTTGAAAGAACGTCGTGACGAAGGCGACGAGCGGGCGCGTCGGATTTTGCGCCTGTCGGAAGACCCTTCGGATTTTCTTTCCATGATTCAAATTTGTATTACCTTAGCGGGATTCTTCAACTCCGCCAGTGCAGCGACGGGTCTTGCGACATACGTGGCGGATGTTATCGGCTCCTTCGGTGTTCCAAGCCCCCTCGGCGTAGCCACCATTACGATTACCATTCTGCTTTCCCTCTTAACCATTGTTTTCGGTGAACTGGTGCCCAAGCGCTTGGCCTTGCAAAATGCAGAAAACTTCGCCGACAGCGCGATCGGCATTCTTTGGTGGAGTTCCAAGCTGCTTACACCCTTTGTGCATTTTCTTTCGTGGTGTACCAATAGCATTTTGCACTTGATGGGCGTCGAAATCGATGCCATCGAAGAAAAAGTTACGCTTTCGGATATTAAGTCGTTGGTGCAGGTCGGACAAAGTCAAGGCATGATCAATCGTGATGAAGGCGAAATGATCACCTCCATCATTTCCTTCGATGACAAGTCGGCGGAAGATATTATGACCCCGAGAACCGAAGTATTCGCCATTGATGTCAATGATCCCTATACCGAATATATTGATGAACTGCTTTCCGTTCGCTATTCGCGTATTCCGGTTTACGATGATGAAATCGACAATGTCATTGGCGTTCTCTACATAAAGGATTACTTACAGGAAGCGTATAGCACAGGCTTTGAACATGTTTCGCTGCGAAAGATCATCCGACCCGCTAATTTCGTGCCGGAGCGTAAAAATGTCAATGAACTCTTTAATGAAATGCGCAACGAAAACTTTCACTTGGCCATTCTTATTGATGAGTATGGCGGATTTTCGGGCATTGTCACGATGGAGGACGTGTTGGAAGAAATTGTCGGCGACATTGATGACGAATATGATCAGGACGAACCGGAAATTGAGAAAATCAGCCGCAATACGTTTTATGCCAAGGGCACGTTGTCCATTAAAGAATTGAACTATAATACCGAGTCGGATTTTGATGAAGAGACGGAAGATTACGATACACTCGGCGGTTTGCTTTTCTTCCTGATGGGACGCATTCCGGAGGACCAGGAACGGCCGTTTATCGAATATGAAGGAATGCGTTTTAAAATCGAGAAAATCGAAAACAAGCGCATTCAATGGGTGCGCATCGAATACGATCCCGACGCGTGGAAAAAAGAGCGAGAAGAGCGCGCAAAACGCAAACAAAATAACGCCTAA
- a CDS encoding ImmA/IrrE family metallo-endopeptidase: MSIEECVKRLKIEYQSKDPEEIVRAMGIRLYERSDFHQLGGMVARIDGKPCIFLNAALEEPRRRIILAHELGHTLLHEGEEDGVRDFVPFTLLNMSEREEYEANVFAAHLLLDEEEVQALSNEGYDIVTMAKMLSTDINLLLVKLHEMQKKGCRMHLPERPPANFLG, encoded by the coding sequence ATGTCGATTGAAGAATGCGTAAAACGCCTGAAAATCGAATATCAGAGCAAGGACCCCGAAGAGATTGTGCGCGCCATGGGCATTCGTCTCTACGAACGCAGCGATTTTCACCAGCTTGGCGGCATGGTGGCACGCATTGACGGAAAACCATGCATTTTTCTGAATGCTGCGCTTGAAGAGCCCCGCCGCCGTATTATTTTGGCCCATGAGCTGGGCCATACGCTGCTTCACGAAGGAGAAGAGGACGGGGTGCGCGATTTCGTGCCGTTTACGCTGCTCAACATGAGCGAGCGAGAAGAGTATGAGGCGAACGTTTTTGCGGCGCACCTGTTGCTGGATGAAGAAGAGGTGCAAGCCTTGTCCAATGAAGGCTACGATATTGTGACGATGGCGAAAATGCTTTCGACGGACATCAACCTGCTTCTGGTGAAATTACATGAAATGCAGAAAAAAGGCTGTCGAATGCACCTTCCGGAGCGGCCGCCTGCAAACTTTTTAGGGTGA
- a CDS encoding DUF951 domain-containing protein, translated as MRRYQSGDVVQMKKPHACGKNEWTILRTGPEIHLRCNGCGQELWMRRSEWEKRARRIREQDGRFVSVHTDASITPGE; from the coding sequence ATGCGCCGCTATCAATCGGGGGATGTCGTGCAGATGAAAAAACCGCATGCCTGCGGAAAGAATGAATGGACCATTCTGCGCACAGGCCCGGAAATTCACTTGCGTTGCAATGGCTGCGGCCAGGAGCTATGGATGCGCCGAAGCGAATGGGAAAAACGCGCGCGCCGCATCCGTGAGCAGGACGGTCGTTTCGTTTCGGTGCATACGGATGCTTCGATTACGCCAGGCGAGTAA
- the epsC gene encoding serine O-acetyltransferase EpsC, which produces MKNRDWKEEAEYIMALDPACRSIEEATNLYPITDALSSYDIAHEFYLQGEFYEARRISQNARNRTGIEIHPGAEIGRCFFIDHGMGVVIGETAKIGDYVHMYHGVTLGGVESYEGQRHPIVGNHVLIGANATLLGPIHIGDGAKIGAGAVVMQDVPAGATAVGVPARILPAKPQSEPSSADRCTAPHRGQAEKAEATLKTPKEKK; this is translated from the coding sequence ATGAAAAATAGAGATTGGAAAGAAGAAGCGGAATACATCATGGCTTTGGATCCGGCATGCCGTTCCATAGAAGAAGCCACGAATTTGTATCCCATCACCGATGCGCTCAGCAGCTATGATATTGCCCACGAATTTTATCTGCAGGGCGAGTTTTATGAGGCGCGACGCATTTCGCAAAATGCACGCAACCGAACCGGCATTGAAATTCATCCCGGCGCGGAAATCGGGCGTTGTTTTTTCATTGACCACGGCATGGGCGTGGTCATCGGGGAAACCGCTAAAATCGGCGATTATGTACACATGTATCACGGCGTCACCCTGGGCGGCGTGGAGTCCTATGAAGGGCAACGCCATCCCATCGTGGGCAATCACGTGCTGATCGGTGCCAATGCCACGCTCCTCGGACCGATTCATATTGGGGACGGTGCAAAGATCGGTGCCGGCGCCGTGGTGATGCAGGATGTTCCGGCCGGGGCAACGGCAGTAGGCGTTCCGGCGCGCATTCTTCCCGCAAAACCGCAATCCGAACCTTCTTCGGCGGATCGCTGCACCGCGCCGCATCGTGGCCAAGCCGAAAAGGCAGAGGCAACGCTAAAAACGCCAAAGGAGAAAAAATGA
- a CDS encoding glycosyltransferase family 2 protein, with amino-acid sequence MRPILYIVIPCFNEEKVLPVTLPLFRAQRNKMVEEGKIDPQSRLLFVNDGSRDATWPFIQQAAREYEEVEGISLSRNRGHQNALLAGLMEAKEKADITISIDCDGQDDLSAMDEMVDAYRDGCDIVYGVRKKRDTDTWFKRTSAQTFYKLLRWMGADVVYNHADYRLVSKRVLDEFSDFREVNIFLRGMFPLVGFRSTSVYYDRNERLAGESHYPLRKMLALAFDGVTSLSVKPIRLITGFGLLISLLSFLLIIWVLISYFTGNSVPGWSSTVLSTALLGGIQLICLGVIGEYVGKIYLETKRRPRYIIAERTEEKSKSRFLKTEEPQKSQEAADPISARTAESEGQNVHDLDE; translated from the coding sequence ATGCGCCCGATACTCTATATCGTTATTCCATGCTTCAACGAGGAGAAGGTTCTGCCGGTGACATTGCCGCTTTTTCGTGCGCAGCGAAACAAGATGGTGGAAGAGGGAAAAATTGATCCGCAAAGTCGCCTTCTTTTTGTCAATGATGGCAGCAGGGATGCGACATGGCCCTTTATTCAACAGGCGGCGCGGGAATATGAAGAGGTGGAAGGCATTTCACTCAGCCGCAATCGGGGACATCAGAATGCGCTGCTTGCAGGGCTGATGGAGGCCAAGGAAAAGGCGGACATCACCATTTCCATTGACTGCGACGGCCAGGACGACCTATCTGCAATGGATGAGATGGTGGATGCGTATCGGGACGGCTGCGACATTGTTTATGGCGTGCGGAAAAAACGGGATACCGATACCTGGTTTAAGCGCACCAGCGCACAGACATTTTATAAACTTCTGCGCTGGATGGGCGCGGATGTCGTGTATAATCATGCGGATTATCGCCTGGTATCCAAGCGGGTGTTGGATGAATTTTCGGATTTTCGGGAAGTCAATATCTTTTTGCGCGGCATGTTTCCTTTAGTCGGCTTTCGCAGCACCAGTGTGTACTATGATCGAAACGAACGCTTGGCGGGAGAAAGCCACTATCCGTTACGTAAAATGCTGGCGCTCGCCTTCGATGGTGTAACGAGCCTTAGCGTAAAGCCGATTCGCCTCATTACGGGCTTCGGACTCTTGATTTCCCTACTGAGCTTTTTATTGATTATTTGGGTGTTGATTTCATATTTTACCGGAAACAGCGTTCCCGGCTGGTCCAGCACGGTGCTTTCCACCGCGCTTCTTGGCGGGATACAACTCATCTGCCTGGGCGTAATCGGTGAGTATGTGGGCAAGATCTATCTGGAAACGAAGCGTCGCCCGCGTTATATCATTGCGGAGCGCACAGAGGAGAAAAGCAAGTCGCGCTTTTTGAAGACGGAAGAACCGCAGAAATCGCAGGAAGCAGCGGATCCGATATCAGCAAGAACCGCCGAGAGCGAAGGACAAAATGTGCATGATCTCGATGAATAA
- a CDS encoding helix-turn-helix domain-containing protein, translating to MTFGEKVKALREKQGWTQKELAERLHVSTRTVVSYERGQSYPKQRRTYTTLAALFSVDVNYLYTEHEEDSAFPKTSSATEQEEEVSRLLRQARAMFSGGTLSEEDKDAVMRALQEAYWEARKEN from the coding sequence ATGACATTCGGTGAAAAGGTGAAAGCGCTGCGCGAAAAACAGGGCTGGACGCAAAAAGAACTGGCGGAACGCCTGCATGTTTCAACCCGTACCGTGGTCAGCTATGAGCGGGGCCAAAGTTATCCCAAACAGCGAAGGACGTATACGACGCTGGCGGCCTTATTTTCTGTGGATGTGAATTATTTGTATACCGAGCATGAGGAAGATTCTGCCTTTCCCAAGACATCTTCCGCCACGGAACAGGAAGAGGAAGTGTCTCGCCTCCTTCGGCAGGCGCGCGCCATGTTTTCCGGCGGAACGCTTTCCGAAGAGGATAAGGATGCCGTCATGCGTGCGCTGCAGGAGGCGTATTGGGAGGCACGAAAAGAGAACTAA
- a CDS encoding 1-phosphofructokinase family hexose kinase, producing the protein MIYTVTLNPSVDFISRVENMRVGEINYSTEDRMVAGGRALMVSRILHTLSIPTTATGFIGGHTGSYIEEELDREGILHDFIRTKSNTRLNMSLFVDAVETRILGRGGEIQSSEVNDLLYYLSRIREGDYLVVAGSLPPRMDNDIYERMFDIATVNGAAFLPIIAPEPLKKALVKKPLLIAPTMKELCTLFSVDEIRPKEVVNYAKQLLSEGAQNVLINRERAGSLFVTADGEVYQAEGPQGSIVSATYTNMALIAGFIGNYMRSNDAKKAFPSAQGCANATYAVETLPSLATIRQAVAAVQVTRLA; encoded by the coding sequence GTGATTTATACCGTAACATTAAATCCTTCCGTAGACTTCATCAGTCGCGTAGAGAACATGCGCGTCGGCGAAATCAATTATTCCACCGAAGACCGGATGGTTGCCGGAGGCCGAGCCTTGATGGTCTCCCGTATTTTGCATACATTAAGCATTCCCACGACCGCTACCGGCTTTATAGGAGGACACACCGGTTCCTATATTGAAGAAGAGCTGGATCGCGAAGGAATCTTACATGATTTCATTCGTACCAAGAGCAACACGCGACTGAACATGTCTCTTTTTGTGGATGCTGTCGAAACACGCATCCTGGGGCGTGGCGGAGAAATCCAATCGAGCGAGGTCAACGATCTGCTCTATTACCTCTCCCGCATTCGGGAAGGGGATTATCTCGTCGTTGCGGGATCGCTTCCTCCACGTATGGACAATGATATTTATGAACGGATGTTTGATATTGCCACGGTAAACGGTGCAGCGTTTTTGCCCATCATCGCACCCGAGCCATTAAAAAAAGCGCTGGTTAAAAAGCCTCTCTTAATTGCACCGACCATGAAGGAGCTCTGCACACTTTTTTCCGTCGACGAAATCCGTCCAAAAGAAGTGGTGAACTACGCCAAACAGCTTCTTTCCGAAGGTGCCCAGAATGTGCTCATTAACCGCGAGCGCGCCGGCTCACTCTTTGTGACCGCGGATGGTGAAGTCTATCAGGCGGAAGGTCCACAAGGATCCATTGTTTCGGCAACCTATACCAATATGGCGCTCATTGCCGGCTTCATCGGTAACTATATGCGCTCAAACGACGCAAAAAAAGCGTTCCCATCTGCGCAAGGGTGTGCCAATGCCACCTATGCCGTAGAAACGCTGCCTTCGCTTGCTACCATTCGTCAAGCTGTTGCCGCAGTACAGGTTACTCGCCTGGCGTAA